TTAGATCATTGCGGAATCGTAGATAACTTAAAAGTACCTATTCCTCATTTTGGTTGTATTGTAGATGATAGTACTTTTAATACGATAAAAAAAAGCTTAGAAAAACACAGCATAAACTTTATTGTTAAGCCACAAAAAAGATATGAAGGTAAAGAAGGTGCTCAACAAACAATGTTTATTTTAGATTATAGTAATAATGCGTTGGAATTTAAAAGTTTTAAAAATAGTGAAGAAATTTTCAAATAATAAAAATTCACAATAAATAACCTACTACCTCCCTATTTAATATTATTATACATTCACTATTTTATAGATAGGAATAGGTAATGCAACACCTTCAGCTAAAAAACGTTTGTGCACTGCTTCTTTTAATGCACATTTGGTTTTAAATTCTTTAAATGGCTCATTTAACCAAACATACGCACGCATATGTATATGATCTGTATGTACATCAATTACACGTACATCTACTTGTTGAGTATCTGCCATTACTTGTTCTGGTGTTCTAAAATCTATTACAGATGGTAACTTAATAGCTTCCTCTTGTATAATTTGTCTTGCTAAATCAATATCTGCTTTTATTCCTAACTTAAAGTTATTGAAACTAAGAATATGTGAATCTTCAATAGTATGATTTAATACTGAATCGGTACTTATTACCGAGTTTGGTATAATTAATCGTTTGTTTTCAAAATTATTAATTACGGTATGTCGCAACGTAATATCTTCAACAATTCCCACACGGGTATCATCTAACTTAATATAATCTCCAACTCTAAAAGGTCTAAAAATAACAATAAATGCGCCTGCTATTAAATTAGATAAAGCTGCTTGTGCAGCAAAACCAATAATGGCTGCCAAAATACCTGCTCCAGAAAAAATTAAAGTGGCTTTACTTCGAAAAGCTGGTACTGTAGAAATGATATAGGCAATACCAAAAAGGCCTAAAAAAAACTTTACTGAATTACGTAAAAATAAAATACTGGTTCTACCATTTTGATCCGTTTTTCTACGCTTTATGACTTGTACTATTAAATAGCGGAATATTCGTGAAATGACCCAAGTAATAAAAACGATGAGTAATACATACCCTAAAACGCCTAAAAAAGAATCTAAATTAAAACGATATGCTAGTAATTCTTTCATTTATACCGATAGTTTAAATGCTTTTGTTGCATGTATGGTTGTGGTATCGAAAACAGGAATTGAAACGTCTTTTTGTTCAATTAATAAAGGAATTTCTGTGCATCCTAAAATAACACCTTCTGCACCTTTTTGCACTAATTTATTTATAATTGTTAGGTACGCTTTTTTAGATGCTTTATTTAAAATACCTTTAGACAACTCATCATATATTACATCATGAATAATTGTTCTGTCTTCTTCTTCTG
This genomic stretch from Tenacibaculum sp. Bg11-29 harbors:
- a CDS encoding mechanosensitive ion channel family protein, producing the protein MKELLAYRFNLDSFLGVLGYVLLIVFITWVISRIFRYLIVQVIKRRKTDQNGRTSILFLRNSVKFFLGLFGIAYIISTVPAFRSKATLIFSGAGILAAIIGFAAQAALSNLIAGAFIVIFRPFRVGDYIKLDDTRVGIVEDITLRHTVINNFENKRLIIPNSVISTDSVLNHTIEDSHILSFNNFKLGIKADIDLARQIIQEEAIKLPSVIDFRTPEQVMADTQQVDVRVIDVHTDHIHMRAYVWLNEPFKEFKTKCALKEAVHKRFLAEGVALPIPIYKIVNV
- a CDS encoding VOC family protein → MNSKFHLAFKVKDIKNTIKFYHTILGCELGRQTIHWVDFNFFGHQLSAHVSNEIPELDHCGIVDNLKVPIPHFGCIVDDSTFNTIKKSLEKHSINFIVKPQKRYEGKEGAQQTMFILDYSNNALEFKSFKNSEEIFK